In the genome of Quercus robur chromosome 3, dhQueRobu3.1, whole genome shotgun sequence, one region contains:
- the LOC126717672 gene encoding uncharacterized protein LOC126717672, which produces MPSPIICHFFSTARPTDPTQQTDPLPLPFHGNTQQPDTDPTQQTQIQFAQFPLFPSPSLNATDPARRDRPKGFFIRTTCTQRYSLEGTKREAAYPLPHNRTSSGFSA; this is translated from the exons ATGCCTTCTCCGATTAtctgtcattttttttccacGGCAAGACCCACCGATCCGACCCAACAGACCGATCCTCTGCCTCTCCCTTTCCACGGCAACACCCAACAGCCCGATACCGATCCGACCCAACAGACCCAAATCCAATTCGCTCAATTTCCACTCTTCCCCAGCCCATCGCTCAATGCAACCGACCCAGCCCGTCGAGACCGGCCCAAAG gtttttttatcaGAACCACATGCACACAGAGATATAGTTTGGAAGGCACAAAGAGAGAGGCCGCATACCCATTACCCCATAATCG AACAAGTTCAGGATTTTCTGCATAA